CGCGCTGCACGGCGGAGGTTTCCGGGCAGGCCGCCGCGCCTTCGATCATGCGCATGCAATCGGGAAAGCCCTGGATCTCGGCGAGGCTGAAGCCGGTCGCGATCAGGCGCTGGATCTGCCGTACCTGGCTGACCGCCGCGGGCGCAAAGCTGCGGTAGCCGTTGGCGGCGCGCGAGGAGGCCAGCAGGCCGTGCGCGTCGTAATGGCGGATCGAGCGCAGGCTGGCGCCGGTGGCGCGGGCAAGGACGCCGATCGACATCGGCTTGGCGGCGGGCGGGGGTGTCATGGCAAATCTTCACGAAACGACCGCTTGACTCTAACACCGGTGTGATGGTTGAGACTGTGATTCCCCTTTTGTCATCCAGGAGTCAGTCCCATGCCGGGCCCCTTGCTTTTCCGTTGTTTGCGCCACCTGCTGGTGGCGGTCGCGCTGCTGTCGGCGAACGCCGCGGC
The window above is part of the Achromobacter deleyi genome. Proteins encoded here:
- a CDS encoding MerR family transcriptional regulator yields the protein MTPPPAAKPMSIGVLARATGASLRSIRHYDAHGLLASSRAANGYRSFAPAAVSQVRQIQRLIATGFSLAEIQGFPDCMRMIEGAAACPETSAVQRERLASVERQIADLERRRARLRQMLAEGATAPAK